The following are encoded in a window of Spea bombifrons isolate aSpeBom1 chromosome 2, aSpeBom1.2.pri, whole genome shotgun sequence genomic DNA:
- the LIMK1 gene encoding LIM domain kinase 1 isoform X2, which yields MEQNQQALKRQCSDCGVSLSHRYYEKDGRLFCKRHYWARFGGMCHGCSEHITKGLVMVAGEHKYHPECFLCARCGAFIGDGETYALVERSKLYCGPCYYQLSVTPVIDSPTSRSPHTVTLVSLPASDGRRGLSVSITPSCAEHSHTVRVRELDAGCLSPDIQGSIHVGDRILEINGTPIRSVPLDEIDVLLQETSRLLQLTIEHDPHETTPLPTSCTETAVRRQKPVTRSCSIDRSPGSSCVGSPACTRRDMSRSESVRGVTGSHRIFRPSDLIPGEVLGRGCFGQAIKVTHRVTGEVMVMKELIRFDEETQRTFLKEVKVMRCLEHPNVLRFIGVLYKDKRLNFITEYIPGGTLRTAIKNMDAEYPWNQRVRFARDIAAGMTYLHSMSIIHRDLNSHNCLVREDGSLVVADFGLARLITEETRDLRKDRRKRYTVVGNPYWMAPEMINGRSYDESVDVFSFGIVVCEIIGCVSADPDYLPRTVDFGLNVRVFLDRFCPPTCPPGFFPSAVLCCDLDPEKRPSFSQLHLWLDSLLKHLNMQLPLCSHLEQLEKNFWELYRRGESTLHVHPEIPE from the exons GTGCAGCGACTGCGGGGTGTCCCTGTCACACCGGTACTACGAGAAGGATGGGAGACTGTTCTGCAAGAGGCACTATTGGGCCCGGTTTGGGGGAATGTGCCACGGCTGCTCAGAGCACATCACAAAGGGGCTGGTTATG GTAGCAGGAGAGCATAAGTATCACCCAGAGTGCTTTCTGTGTGCCCGATGTGGGGCTTTCATTGGAGATGGAGAAACATATGCTCTGGTGGAAAGGTCCAAGTTGTACTG TGGTCCCTGTTATTACCAGCTCTCGGTAACACCGGTGATTGACTCTCCAACATCTCGGTCACCTCACACAGTCACTTTGGTGTCGTTACCCGCCTCGGACGGCCGGCGCGGTTTGTCGGTTTCCATCACACCATCCTGCGCTGAGCATTCTCATACAGTGCGGGTCCGTGA ACTGGATGCCGGTTGCTTAAGTCCTGATATCCAAGGCTCCATCCATGTTGGAGACCGAATCCTGGAAATTAATGGCACTCCCATCCGCAGTGTTCCCTTGGATgag ATTGATGTCTTATTACAGGAGACAAGCCGCCTCTTACAGCTTACTATAGAGCATGACCCACATGAGACAACCCCACTGCCCACCAGCTGCACAGAGACTGCAGTCAGACGGCAGAAGCCTGTCAC GCGCAGTTGCAGTATAGATCGGTCCCCTGGATCTAGTTGTGTGGGGTCCCCTGCCTGCACGCGCAGGGACATGTCCCGCTCTGAATCTGTCCGTGGTGTCACTGGTTCCCATCGAATCTTCCGGCCGTCTGACCTTATCCCTGGGGAGGTGCTGGGTAGAGGCTGCTTTGGTCAAGCGATAAAG GTTACTCATCGTGTGACTGGTGAAGTGATGGTGATGAAGGAATTAATTAGGTTTGATGAAGAAACTCAAAGAACATTTCTAAAAGAG GTGAAGGTGATGAGATGTTTGGAACATCCAAACGTACTAAGATTTATTGGGGTGCTCTATAAGGACAAAAGACTGAACTTTATCACTGAATACATCCCAGGTGGAACCCTGCGTACCGCCATAAAGAATATG GATGCAGAGTATCCTTGGAACCAGAGGGTCCGTTTTGCCAGAGACATAGCTGCTGGAATG ACATATCTTCATTCTATGAGTATAATCCACCGGGACTTGAATTCACACAACTGTCTTGTGCGAGAG GATGGGAGTTTGGTGGTAGCTGATTTTGGCTTGGCACGGTTGATTACAGAAGAAACTCGCGACCTACGTAAAGACAGGAGGAAACGCTACACTGTTGTTGGGAATCCATACTGGATGGCACCAGAGATGATAAATG GGAGAAGTTACGATGAGTCGGTGGATGTCTTCTCCTTTGGAATAGTGGTGTGCGag ATAATTGGATGCGTGAGTGCCGACCCTGATTATCTACCCCGCACAGTGGATTTTGGGCTAAATGTTCGTGTATTCCTGGACAGATTTTGCCCACCAACATGCCCACCCGGATTTTTCCCCAGTGCAGTTCTGTGCTGTGACCTGGATCCTGAGAAACG ACCAAGCTTCTCACAGCTCCACTTGTGGTTGGATTCTCTCCTGAAACACTTGAACATGCAGCTGCCCCTGTGTTCACACCTCGAGCAGCTAGAAAAGAACTTCTGGGAGCTTTACAGGAGGGGCGAAAGCACCCTGCATGTGCACCCTGAAATCCCTGAGTAA
- the LIMK1 gene encoding LIM domain kinase 1 isoform X1, translated as MRLMLLCCTWSEEHMGEEEGNELPVCASCGQSIYDGCYLQALAADWHSDCFRCSDCGVSLSHRYYEKDGRLFCKRHYWARFGGMCHGCSEHITKGLVMVAGEHKYHPECFLCARCGAFIGDGETYALVERSKLYCGPCYYQLSVTPVIDSPTSRSPHTVTLVSLPASDGRRGLSVSITPSCAEHSHTVRVRELDAGCLSPDIQGSIHVGDRILEINGTPIRSVPLDEIDVLLQETSRLLQLTIEHDPHETTPLPTSCTETAVRRQKPVTRSCSIDRSPGSSCVGSPACTRRDMSRSESVRGVTGSHRIFRPSDLIPGEVLGRGCFGQAIKVTHRVTGEVMVMKELIRFDEETQRTFLKEVKVMRCLEHPNVLRFIGVLYKDKRLNFITEYIPGGTLRTAIKNMDAEYPWNQRVRFARDIAAGMTYLHSMSIIHRDLNSHNCLVREDGSLVVADFGLARLITEETRDLRKDRRKRYTVVGNPYWMAPEMINGRSYDESVDVFSFGIVVCEIIGCVSADPDYLPRTVDFGLNVRVFLDRFCPPTCPPGFFPSAVLCCDLDPEKRPSFSQLHLWLDSLLKHLNMQLPLCSHLEQLEKNFWELYRRGESTLHVHPEIPE; from the exons GTGCAGCGACTGCGGGGTGTCCCTGTCACACCGGTACTACGAGAAGGATGGGAGACTGTTCTGCAAGAGGCACTATTGGGCCCGGTTTGGGGGAATGTGCCACGGCTGCTCAGAGCACATCACAAAGGGGCTGGTTATG GTAGCAGGAGAGCATAAGTATCACCCAGAGTGCTTTCTGTGTGCCCGATGTGGGGCTTTCATTGGAGATGGAGAAACATATGCTCTGGTGGAAAGGTCCAAGTTGTACTG TGGTCCCTGTTATTACCAGCTCTCGGTAACACCGGTGATTGACTCTCCAACATCTCGGTCACCTCACACAGTCACTTTGGTGTCGTTACCCGCCTCGGACGGCCGGCGCGGTTTGTCGGTTTCCATCACACCATCCTGCGCTGAGCATTCTCATACAGTGCGGGTCCGTGA ACTGGATGCCGGTTGCTTAAGTCCTGATATCCAAGGCTCCATCCATGTTGGAGACCGAATCCTGGAAATTAATGGCACTCCCATCCGCAGTGTTCCCTTGGATgag ATTGATGTCTTATTACAGGAGACAAGCCGCCTCTTACAGCTTACTATAGAGCATGACCCACATGAGACAACCCCACTGCCCACCAGCTGCACAGAGACTGCAGTCAGACGGCAGAAGCCTGTCAC GCGCAGTTGCAGTATAGATCGGTCCCCTGGATCTAGTTGTGTGGGGTCCCCTGCCTGCACGCGCAGGGACATGTCCCGCTCTGAATCTGTCCGTGGTGTCACTGGTTCCCATCGAATCTTCCGGCCGTCTGACCTTATCCCTGGGGAGGTGCTGGGTAGAGGCTGCTTTGGTCAAGCGATAAAG GTTACTCATCGTGTGACTGGTGAAGTGATGGTGATGAAGGAATTAATTAGGTTTGATGAAGAAACTCAAAGAACATTTCTAAAAGAG GTGAAGGTGATGAGATGTTTGGAACATCCAAACGTACTAAGATTTATTGGGGTGCTCTATAAGGACAAAAGACTGAACTTTATCACTGAATACATCCCAGGTGGAACCCTGCGTACCGCCATAAAGAATATG GATGCAGAGTATCCTTGGAACCAGAGGGTCCGTTTTGCCAGAGACATAGCTGCTGGAATG ACATATCTTCATTCTATGAGTATAATCCACCGGGACTTGAATTCACACAACTGTCTTGTGCGAGAG GATGGGAGTTTGGTGGTAGCTGATTTTGGCTTGGCACGGTTGATTACAGAAGAAACTCGCGACCTACGTAAAGACAGGAGGAAACGCTACACTGTTGTTGGGAATCCATACTGGATGGCACCAGAGATGATAAATG GGAGAAGTTACGATGAGTCGGTGGATGTCTTCTCCTTTGGAATAGTGGTGTGCGag ATAATTGGATGCGTGAGTGCCGACCCTGATTATCTACCCCGCACAGTGGATTTTGGGCTAAATGTTCGTGTATTCCTGGACAGATTTTGCCCACCAACATGCCCACCCGGATTTTTCCCCAGTGCAGTTCTGTGCTGTGACCTGGATCCTGAGAAACG ACCAAGCTTCTCACAGCTCCACTTGTGGTTGGATTCTCTCCTGAAACACTTGAACATGCAGCTGCCCCTGTGTTCACACCTCGAGCAGCTAGAAAAGAACTTCTGGGAGCTTTACAGGAGGGGCGAAAGCACCCTGCATGTGCACCCTGAAATCCCTGAGTAA